In a single window of the bacterium genome:
- a CDS encoding NADH-quinone oxidoreductase subunit L yields MIATILIPILGAFIVLCFGRWRSVQRALAVAITAFTCLLSVLRLAQNLLGNVYTWHVPFIPGFDLFLRADALSSFMAFVSSLVGALIVIYSIGYMRDDEHQSEYYYFVLLFIGSMMGLVYSCNLILMYIFWEMTAICSWRLIGHHRNEPQHLVNADKAFIITIAGSACMLIGFELLFQKTHTLNLTQLQGVVPTFGVALLIVIGIIAKSAQVPLQTWLPDAGVAPTPVTALLHAAVLVKIGAFAFARIFLTALVLPPGFNGFFLVLLLIGVIVTACAALVENDMKRILAYSTISQIGLILIGFTLGNPAAVAGALFYILAHGIAKAGLFLGVGVIDHYAKERDIRKLRGMARLFPADGFGFLLCALSIMGIPPFGGFFAKVLIILGALQQHNLFVALGIGLAAVLSILYMMRLWTIVFMGVPIDLKAGRKFDLMSLVVVILGILSLLTVGLLRYPVDMIANITQQILR; encoded by the coding sequence ATGATCGCGACGATACTTATTCCGATCCTGGGCGCTTTCATTGTCCTTTGCTTCGGCCGCTGGCGTAGTGTCCAAAGGGCGCTGGCGGTGGCGATCACTGCCTTTACGTGTCTTCTTTCGGTTTTGCGTCTTGCCCAAAACCTGCTTGGCAATGTCTATACATGGCATGTGCCTTTTATCCCCGGATTCGACCTCTTCCTCAGGGCCGACGCGCTGTCGTCTTTCATGGCTTTTGTTTCTTCTTTGGTCGGAGCGCTGATCGTGATCTATTCGATCGGGTATATGAGGGACGATGAGCATCAAAGCGAGTACTACTACTTTGTTTTGCTCTTTATCGGTTCCATGATGGGGCTGGTCTACTCATGCAACCTGATACTCATGTACATATTCTGGGAAATGACCGCCATCTGCTCCTGGCGTTTGATCGGGCATCATCGCAACGAACCGCAGCATTTAGTGAACGCTGATAAGGCTTTTATCATCACGATCGCTGGTTCCGCATGCATGCTCATCGGTTTCGAACTTCTCTTTCAAAAGACACATACTTTAAACCTTACCCAATTGCAGGGCGTGGTCCCGACATTCGGCGTGGCTTTACTGATAGTCATCGGCATAATCGCTAAATCCGCTCAGGTGCCTTTACAAACCTGGCTGCCGGACGCCGGCGTCGCACCGACACCGGTCACCGCCCTGCTGCATGCCGCAGTCCTTGTCAAGATCGGGGCGTTCGCGTTCGCCCGGATCTTTCTCACCGCCCTGGTCTTGCCGCCAGGGTTCAACGGGTTTTTCCTGGTGCTGCTTCTGATCGGCGTGATAGTGACGGCCTGCGCTGCGCTCGTGGAAAACGATATGAAGCGCATCCTCGCTTATTCCACCATCAGCCAGATCGGATTGATCCTGATCGGTTTTACATTAGGCAATCCGGCCGCGGTCGCGGGCGCTCTTTTTTACATTTTAGCACATGGTATCGCCAAGGCAGGATTGTTCCTTGGCGTCGGCGTTATTGATCATTATGCGAAGGAACGCGATATCAGGAAATTACGCGGAATGGCAAGACTCTTCCCCGCTGATGGTTTTGGTTTTCTGCTTTGTGCGCTATCCATAATGGGCATTCCGCCCTTTGGCGGATTTTTTGCCAAAGTATTGATCATCCTTGGCGCCCTCCAGCAGCATAATCTTTTTGTCGCGCTGGGCATTGGGCTTGCCGCTGTCTTAAGTATTTTGTACATGATGCGTCTCTGGACAATCGTTTTTATGGGGGTGCCCATTGATCTTAAGGCAGGCAGAAAATTTGACCTGATGTCGCTGGTGGTGGTCATCCTCGGAATCCTCTCGCTTTTGACCGTCGGATTGCTCCGCTACCCGGTCGACATGATCGCTAACATAACCCAGCAGATTCTAAGATAA
- a CDS encoding proton-conducting transporter membrane subunit encodes MNDPNGSLLILTILVPAICSFFALIKPIRRAVGLGAALFVFYLTIRIFLAARLAPFSFEIMNLYGLSLALYADALSSFIIMGCSAFAALLALYSPSFLHGYPGSRFYVFYILLTLAAANGAALSHSPFMLVFFWGFLVVVLYAMMMVARKDPSGAAQKAFLIIGISDVFLILGFILIFVKFGVATMTLNHPLRLDQPLAVFAYILILIGILAKAGAMPLHSWIPEAAKVAPAPTMAFIPASLDKLLGIYMLIRVSYFVFDLHGSMPLRLLLMIIGSVTIVAAVMMAMIQKEAIRLLSFHAVSQVGYMVLGIGTGIPIGIAGGLFHMINHTIYKACLFLSTGSVEYRTKTTDLERLGGLGNKMPLTFLSFIVAALAISGVPPLNGFYSKWMVYQGVVQLSRETVIWPIFLIAAMFGSVLTLASFLKMIHSVFLGSRPKEFDGVKENRFELVAPSLILAFFCIVFGIFAAQIPMKFLIAPSLPFAIQSSGYWSPVIAVMLIIIALVIGFIIFLSGTALKPRQSRIFVGGEIMEGEEARIPGTEFYSSIKHIKYLPMLYEKGAAGVYDLFNLLLKFAEGTAAIVFKYVDRVVDQLNYVIAETVRLLSSTLKSLVLWGLIVLVVPLLGYITTGSIFDLQVFALLLLVGGPLIAVTENNLNKFLFAIAAGQCGFVMLGYSHSLAVGLLQTCNSVVAILLVAMGIKTAFRLTGKSKVQEITGLVNNAGVMSVGFIVGGLMLSSLPPSSNFLGKYMTTSLFEGNGSIVCMIGLSSLLNLVAFLRVIRKVFLGPAVLQSRKRYGIEEFLVVVLIIVSVLLAFQAGNVIGYFGSIGGPG; translated from the coding sequence ATGAATGACCCGAACGGTTCCCTCCTTATCCTGACCATCCTCGTTCCGGCAATATGCTCTTTCTTCGCTCTGATCAAGCCGATCAGGAGAGCGGTGGGACTTGGCGCTGCGCTTTTTGTATTTTATCTGACCATAAGGATCTTTCTCGCCGCTCGGCTGGCGCCCTTCTCGTTCGAAATCATGAACCTCTACGGTTTATCGCTGGCTCTCTACGCGGATGCCTTGAGCAGTTTCATCATCATGGGCTGTTCAGCCTTTGCCGCCTTGCTGGCGCTTTATTCGCCATCATTCCTTCACGGATATCCGGGGAGCCGTTTCTACGTTTTTTACATTCTTTTGACGCTGGCGGCGGCCAACGGCGCGGCGCTTTCCCACAGTCCATTCATGCTGGTTTTTTTCTGGGGTTTCCTGGTAGTGGTGCTTTATGCGATGATGATGGTTGCCCGCAAGGACCCTTCAGGAGCCGCTCAAAAGGCGTTTCTTATCATCGGCATCTCTGATGTTTTCTTGATCCTTGGGTTTATTTTGATATTCGTAAAATTTGGCGTTGCCACGATGACCTTAAATCATCCCTTGCGCCTTGATCAGCCCCTCGCGGTCTTTGCCTATATCCTGATACTTATCGGCATCCTTGCTAAGGCGGGCGCTATGCCTTTGCACAGCTGGATTCCTGAAGCTGCCAAGGTCGCCCCTGCGCCAACGATGGCTTTCATCCCCGCGAGCCTTGATAAACTGCTCGGCATCTACATGTTGATCAGGGTTTCCTATTTTGTTTTTGACCTGCACGGTTCAATGCCTTTAAGGCTGCTATTGATGATCATCGGTTCGGTGACGATCGTCGCCGCCGTGATGATGGCGATGATCCAGAAGGAAGCAATACGATTATTGTCGTTCCACGCGGTTTCCCAGGTTGGTTATATGGTCCTGGGGATCGGCACGGGCATCCCCATCGGGATCGCCGGCGGATTATTCCATATGATCAATCACACGATTTACAAAGCCTGCTTGTTTCTATCAACTGGGAGTGTTGAATATCGAACAAAGACCACGGATCTGGAGCGACTTGGCGGACTGGGAAATAAAATGCCGCTGACTTTTTTGTCGTTCATAGTGGCCGCGCTGGCTATTTCCGGTGTCCCGCCCTTGAATGGTTTCTATTCAAAATGGATGGTTTATCAGGGCGTAGTCCAGTTATCGCGGGAAACTGTTATCTGGCCGATATTCTTGATCGCCGCGATGTTCGGCAGCGTCTTGACCCTCGCTTCTTTTCTGAAGATGATCCATTCGGTTTTCCTGGGTAGCCGTCCCAAGGAATTCGATGGCGTGAAAGAAAACCGCTTCGAATTGGTCGCACCATCTCTGATTCTGGCTTTTTTCTGCATCGTCTTTGGCATATTCGCGGCACAGATCCCCATGAAGTTCCTGATCGCGCCGTCACTGCCCTTCGCGATACAGAGCTCCGGGTATTGGTCGCCGGTGATCGCCGTTATGCTCATAATTATAGCCCTCGTTATCGGTTTTATCATCTTCCTGTCCGGCACTGCCCTGAAACCAAGGCAAAGCCGGATCTTTGTCGGCGGCGAGATCATGGAAGGTGAAGAAGCCCGGATTCCGGGTACCGAATTTTATTCTTCGATAAAGCATATAAAGTACCTGCCTATGCTTTACGAAAAGGGCGCCGCCGGCGTATACGATCTCTTTAATTTGCTCTTGAAATTTGCCGAAGGAACCGCGGCGATAGTATTCAAGTACGTCGACCGCGTTGTCGACCAGCTCAATTATGTTATCGCGGAAACGGTCAGGCTCCTGAGCTCGACTTTGAAGTCGCTGGTCTTATGGGGTTTGATCGTTTTGGTTGTGCCCTTGCTGGGTTACATAACCACGGGTTCTATATTCGATCTGCAGGTCTTCGCCCTGCTGCTTCTGGTCGGCGGGCCGCTTATCGCGGTCACTGAAAACAATCTTAACAAGTTCCTGTTCGCGATCGCGGCCGGACAATGCGGCTTTGTCATGCTGGGTTACAGCCATAGCCTGGCGGTCGGTCTTCTGCAAACGTGCAATTCAGTCGTCGCGATTTTACTGGTCGCCATGGGCATCAAGACGGCGTTCAGATTGACAGGCAAAAGCAAGGTCCAGGAGATAACCGGACTGGTTAACAACGCGGGTGTGATGTCGGTTGGGTTCATTGTCGGTGGTTTGATGTTATCGTCGCTTCCTCCCAGTTCCAATTTCCTCGGCAAATATATGACCACGTCGCTCTTCGAAGGCAACGGGTCCATTGTCTGCATGATCGGTTTAAGCAGCCTATTGAACCTTGTCGCGTTCTTGCGCGTGATCCGGAAGGTCTTCTTGGGCCCCGCGGTGCTCCAGTCGCGGAAACGGTATGGTATAGAAGAGTTCTTGGTCGTTGTCCTTATCATCGTCAGCGTGCTGCTGGCTTTTCAGGCCGGTAATGTGATCGGGTATTTCGGATCGATCGGAGGTCCGGGTTGA
- a CDS encoding leucyl aminopeptidase — protein MKIKVVNKSILDFDGDLVIVNLFEGVKKPGGATGAVDRAMGGAISRAINNGEITGKRGETLIIHTLDKIKARRVMVVGLGKPNAFGLESIRKAAGAAALAAKKAHLKTIAMIVHGAGIGGIDPEQGARAAVEGTILALYEFTEYKKPEMTGIGSISIFESDRGKYPAIKHGVETGRIIAEAQNTSRDLSNEPANNLTPVLLGRRIKAFLKEQRLDKKIACTILGPRELALKRLGALLSVSQGSDHEPQFITLRYKKSDRPLICLIGKTVTFDSGGISLKDPEGMQRMKGDMSGGGVVFAVMAALARTGSKVNVMALIPAVENMPSGSASRPGDVVRAMNGKTIEIISTDAEGRMTLADAICYAESRGAKVIVDIATLTGGSMIAFGDITAAVMGNDARLIEKLLTITHETGERMWELPLFEEYEEKIKSDVADLKNSGGRGGAPITAGIFLKAFVKDARWVHIDIAGKEFADSERFYQPKTATGFGVRTLFEFCRQI, from the coding sequence AAACCGGGCGGTGCCACCGGCGCCGTCGACCGGGCAATGGGCGGTGCCATTTCCAGGGCAATAAACAATGGCGAGATCACCGGGAAACGGGGCGAAACGCTCATCATCCACACGCTGGACAAGATCAAGGCGCGACGGGTCATGGTCGTCGGTCTGGGTAAACCGAACGCCTTTGGGCTCGAAAGCATCAGGAAAGCGGCCGGCGCTGCTGCGCTTGCGGCGAAAAAGGCACACCTGAAAACGATCGCCATGATCGTTCACGGTGCCGGCATCGGCGGTATCGATCCGGAGCAAGGCGCACGCGCCGCGGTCGAAGGCACGATCCTTGCTCTGTATGAATTCACCGAATACAAAAAACCGGAAATGACCGGTATCGGATCGATATCCATCTTCGAAAGCGACCGGGGAAAGTATCCAGCGATAAAGCACGGCGTCGAGACCGGCCGGATCATCGCGGAAGCTCAGAACACAAGCCGTGACCTGAGCAACGAACCGGCGAATAACCTGACGCCCGTCCTCCTGGGGCGACGGATCAAAGCCTTTTTAAAAGAGCAGCGCCTGGATAAAAAGATCGCCTGCACGATCCTCGGACCCAGGGAACTGGCGCTCAAACGTTTGGGCGCGCTGCTTTCGGTCAGCCAGGGCAGCGATCATGAACCCCAATTCATCACTCTGCGATACAAAAAATCCGACCGCCCCTTGATCTGCCTGATCGGTAAGACCGTAACGTTCGATTCCGGCGGGATCTCGCTTAAGGATCCGGAAGGCATGCAGCGCATGAAGGGCGACATGTCAGGCGGTGGCGTGGTCTTCGCGGTCATGGCGGCACTGGCCAGGACCGGTTCAAAGGTCAATGTTATGGCGTTGATCCCGGCGGTCGAGAATATGCCTTCCGGAAGCGCGTCGCGGCCCGGTGACGTGGTGCGGGCGATGAACGGCAAGACCATCGAGATCATCTCGACCGACGCCGAAGGCAGGATGACGCTGGCCGACGCGATCTGCTATGCAGAATCCCGGGGGGCAAAGGTCATCGTTGATATCGCCACCCTGACCGGCGGTTCAATGATCGCTTTTGGCGATATCACCGCTGCGGTCATGGGCAATGACGCGCGGCTAATTGAGAAACTGCTTACGATCACCCATGAGACCGGCGAAAGGATGTGGGAACTGCCGCTCTTCGAGGAATACGAAGAAAAAATAAAAAGCGACGTCGCCGACCTGAAGAACTCAGGCGGTCGTGGCGGAGCGCCGATCACCGCTGGCATCTTTCTCAAGGCATTTGTCAAGGACGCACGCTGGGTGCACATCGATATCGCCGGCAAGGAATTCGCCGATTCCGAAAGATTTTATCAGCCAAAGACCGCGACCGGCTTTGGTGTCAGGACCCTCTTCGAGTTCTGCCGCCAGATTTAA
- a CDS encoding DUF1028 domain-containing protein produces the protein MDRRTTAALTAVLFVANFAFATFSIVAYDPDTKESGVGVASRVFAVGYIVPWAKINVGAIATQALANIDYGVNGLELLASGFTAQAALDSLLKADSGRDDRQVAIIDKDGQVAAYTGKGANAWAGHRTGEYYSVQGNILVSEDVVLSMEKAFLETPGPLARRIMSALKAGDNAGGDKRGRQSAAILVVKEKGGYQGKYDRLVDLHVDDDTAAVSELDRLYNLWESNFVVESYLDNGGAAETEYALMIIDRMTQEKVDNAEVYNSLAWALATRKVMPEKAISLALDANALAPEDTNIMDTVAEAYYSAGDYSNAVKWEQQALKLEPTSEYLKKQLQKYKQAKSGEKTK, from the coding sequence ATGGATCGCAGGACGACAGCAGCACTGACGGCTGTTTTGTTCGTTGCAAATTTCGCTTTTGCCACATTCTCGATAGTCGCGTATGACCCGGATACGAAGGAATCGGGGGTGGGTGTCGCTTCCCGGGTTTTCGCGGTCGGGTACATCGTGCCGTGGGCAAAAATCAACGTCGGCGCGATCGCCACCCAGGCGCTGGCGAATATCGATTACGGAGTTAATGGCTTAGAATTGCTGGCCAGTGGTTTTACGGCGCAGGCCGCTCTTGATTCGCTGTTAAAAGCAGATTCGGGCAGGGATGACCGGCAGGTGGCGATCATCGATAAAGACGGTCAGGTCGCGGCTTATACAGGAAAGGGCGCCAATGCCTGGGCCGGTCACCGGACCGGCGAGTACTATTCGGTCCAGGGAAATATCCTTGTTTCCGAGGATGTGGTTTTGTCCATGGAAAAAGCTTTCCTGGAAACGCCGGGTCCGCTGGCGCGCCGGATAATGAGCGCTTTGAAAGCGGGCGATAATGCCGGCGGGGATAAGCGGGGCCGGCAGTCGGCCGCGATCCTGGTGGTCAAGGAAAAAGGCGGGTATCAAGGAAAATACGACCGGCTGGTCGATCTTCACGTGGACGACGATACCGCCGCGGTCAGTGAACTGGACCGGCTGTATAACCTGTGGGAAAGTAATTTCGTGGTTGAAAGTTACCTCGACAACGGCGGTGCCGCGGAGACCGAATACGCGCTTATGATCATCGACCGCATGACGCAGGAAAAAGTCGACAACGCGGAAGTCTATAATTCGCTGGCCTGGGCACTGGCCACTCGCAAGGTCATGCCCGAGAAGGCCATCAGTCTGGCGCTTGATGCCAACGCGCTGGCACCCGAAGACACGAACATCATGGACACGGTCGCTGAAGCGTACTACTCAGCCGGTGATTATTCGAACGCTGTAAAATGGGAACAGCAGGCGCTTAAGCTTGAACCAACGAGCGAGTATTTGAAGAAACAGCTGCAGAAATACAAACAGGCAAAAAGCGGGGAAAAGACCAAATAA
- a CDS encoding 4Fe-4S dicluster domain-containing protein: protein MRKPKIRELIEAIKAIFKGPYTSQFPGKPSPAQKRFRGKIEFDLDKCILCGACVEVCPANARAQEDNRTKKIRREIHYQERCVYCGQCVAYCTTKDGIRHTQEYDLVQITKDGYTNSIEKELILCERCGTVITTRAQLLWIAHRVGELAYANPTLFLVLSQEYGEENLPRNKDAAPYRSEHLRFLCPACRRSVYLHEIWGY from the coding sequence ATGCGCAAGCCTAAGATAAGAGAACTGATCGAGGCGATCAAAGCGATATTCAAAGGACCTTATACGAGCCAATTCCCCGGAAAGCCATCGCCCGCGCAGAAAAGGTTCAGGGGAAAGATAGAATTCGATCTTGATAAATGCATTCTCTGCGGTGCCTGCGTTGAAGTTTGCCCGGCCAATGCCCGGGCTCAGGAAGACAATAGAACGAAAAAAATAAGACGCGAGATCCATTACCAGGAGCGGTGCGTGTACTGCGGCCAGTGCGTCGCGTACTGCACGACCAAAGATGGGATACGGCACACCCAGGAATATGACCTGGTACAGATAACAAAGGATGGCTACACCAACTCGATCGAGAAAGAGCTGATCCTCTGCGAGCGCTGCGGGACCGTGATCACAACGCGCGCGCAGTTGCTGTGGATCGCGCACCGGGTTGGCGAGCTTGCTTACGCGAACCCGACCTTGTTCCTGGTTTTATCGCAGGAATACGGCGAGGAGAATCTGCCCAGAAACAAGGATGCTGCGCCGTACCGAAGCGAGCATCTCAGATTCCTTTGCCCGGCATGCCGGCGCAGCGTCTACCTTCACGAGATCTGGGGATACTGA